In Myxococcota bacterium, the DNA window GATCACCTGCTCGGGCCGCTCGGTCACGGCGGCGAGGGCCGTGATCGCGAAGCCCGAGGTGTTCGACGCGAGGATCGTGGACGCTGGAGCCCGCGCGTCGAGGTCGCGCAGGACGTGGAGCTTCAGGTCGAGGCGCTCGGGGACGCACTCGAGCACGACGTTACAGGCGACGGTGGCGTCGAGATCCGACGTGAACTCGAGCCGCGCCAGGGCGGCGTCCGCGTCTTCGCGGCTCAGCTTGCCGCGCGCCACCGCCCGCTCGAAGCCGTAGCGCCCCGAGGTGGTGGCTTCCCGCGCCTTCGCCAGCGCATCGCCGTCGATGTCGGTGCAGAGGGTGCGGATGCCGTGGGTGGCGGCGGTCTGGGCGATGCCGCTGCCCATCACGCCGGCGCCGATCACGCCCAGGCTCGTCGTCGCGTCACTCATCGGGGTTCCTTCCGTTGG includes these proteins:
- a CDS encoding 3-hydroxyacyl-CoA dehydrogenase family protein, translating into MSDATTSLGVIGAGVMGSGIAQTAATHGIRTLCTDIDGDALAKAREATTSGRYGFERAVARGKLSREDADAALARLEFTSDLDATVACNVVLECVPERLDLKLHVLRDLDARAPASTILASNTSGFAITALAAVTERPEQVIGWHWASPPPVMRMAEIVTTPKTSDATVETVRAMAAACGKNPIVVKDDPTHWGFVANRIYFAMIQEAQRVVDQGIASPEEVNQLMTDCFNWPVGPFAMVRGATEGWQE